The proteins below come from a single Pseudomonas sp. MYb118 genomic window:
- a CDS encoding GGDEF domain-containing protein — MKSPSQTNAIDFDTAKLQRLGFGQQPPLLKRPLSLAQVRHQLNQQLQTSLEPQRILDTFFREVHRLVPLDALSYEHKASDLRLEFGLRGHHSISYSLSHEGEHLGELVFRRNQRFSEQELGNLESLLSALLYPMRNALLYRAATQSALRDPLTDTGNRIAMDQTLQREIDMSRRHLQPLSLLMLDIDHFKQINDTHGHSAGDDVLRAVAAAIKSQLRNVDMVFRFGGEEFLILLSNTGREAAALVGERLRVCAQNQDFIADGHLIELTVSLGCSTLLPGESAESLLRRADSALYVAKREGRNRLTMAG, encoded by the coding sequence ATGAAATCACCCTCCCAGACCAACGCAATTGACTTCGACACCGCCAAATTGCAACGCCTGGGCTTTGGTCAACAACCGCCGCTTCTCAAGCGACCGCTCAGCCTCGCGCAAGTACGCCACCAGCTGAATCAGCAGTTGCAGACCAGTCTTGAGCCGCAACGCATTCTCGATACGTTTTTCCGCGAAGTTCATCGGCTCGTGCCGCTGGATGCCTTGAGCTATGAGCACAAGGCCAGCGACCTGCGCCTGGAATTCGGCCTGCGCGGCCACCATTCGATCAGCTACAGCCTCAGCCATGAAGGCGAGCACCTGGGCGAACTGGTGTTCCGCCGCAATCAGCGCTTCAGCGAGCAGGAGCTGGGCAACCTCGAGTCGTTGCTCTCCGCTCTGCTGTACCCGATGCGCAATGCCCTGCTCTATCGTGCGGCCACCCAAAGCGCCCTGCGCGATCCACTGACGGACACCGGCAACCGGATTGCCATGGACCAGACGCTGCAACGGGAAATCGACATGTCCCGCCGGCACTTGCAGCCCTTGTCGCTGCTGATGCTCGACATCGACCATTTCAAGCAGATCAATGACACCCACGGCCACAGTGCCGGCGATGACGTACTGCGCGCCGTGGCTGCGGCGATCAAGAGCCAGTTGCGCAACGTCGACATGGTGTTCCGCTTCGGTGGCGAAGAGTTTCTGATCCTGCTGTCCAACACCGGTCGCGAGGCGGCCGCCCTGGTGGGTGAACGACTGCGGGTATGCGCGCAGAACCAGGATTTTATCGCCGACGGCCACCTGATCGAGCTGACGGTCAGCCTCGGCTGTTCGACCCTTCTGCCGGGCGAGTCAGCCGAAAGCCTGCTGCGACGGGCTGACAGCGCGCTGTATGTGGCCAAGCGCGAAGGCCGCAACCGACTGACAATGGCCGGCTGA
- a CDS encoding MFS transporter translates to MSHPSQFTLLRTRRFLPFFLTQSLGAFNDNVFKQSLILAILYKLTIEGDRSIWVNLCALLFILPFFLFSALAGQFGEKFAKDALIRLIKLGEIAIMVVGAVGFVFDHLALMLVALFAMGTHSALFGPVKYSILPQALHEEELVGGNGLVEMGTFLAILAGTIGAGIMMSSAHYAPIVSTAIIGIAVLGYLASRGIPRAAASSPEMRLNWNIFSQSWATLKLGLGQTPAVSRSIVGNSWFWFVGAIYLTQIPAYAKEWMHGDETVVTLILTVFSVGIALGSLLCEKLSGRKVEIGLVPFGSFGLTVFGLLLWWHSGGIPESASGHGWIEILGFTHTWLVLTDILGLGIFGGFYIVPLYALIQSRTPEHERARVIAANNILNALFMVVSAIVSIVLLSLAKLSIPHLFLVVSLLNIGVNAYIFKIVPEFTMRFMIWLLSHSMYRVEHRNLEAIPEEGAALLVCNHVSFVDALLIGGAVRRPIRFVMYYKIYNLPVLNFIFRTAGTIPIAGRHEDIQIYEKAFTRIAQYLKDGELVCIFPEGKLTADGEINEFKGGLTRILEETPVPVIPLALQGLWGSFFSRDPAKGIFRRLWSRVTLVAGPAVAVEAAQPDSLRGLVGELRGTLR, encoded by the coding sequence ATGAGTCACCCCTCACAGTTCACCTTGCTGCGTACACGGCGTTTCCTGCCGTTTTTCCTGACCCAGTCCCTCGGGGCATTCAACGACAACGTGTTCAAACAGTCGTTGATCCTCGCCATCCTGTACAAGTTGACCATCGAGGGTGACCGTTCGATCTGGGTCAACCTGTGCGCGCTGCTGTTCATCCTGCCGTTCTTTCTGTTCTCGGCGTTGGCCGGGCAGTTTGGCGAGAAGTTCGCCAAGGACGCCTTGATCCGTCTGATCAAGCTCGGGGAAATCGCGATCATGGTCGTGGGGGCGGTGGGCTTCGTCTTCGATCATCTGGCGCTGATGCTGGTGGCCTTGTTCGCCATGGGCACCCATTCGGCGCTGTTCGGTCCGGTCAAATACTCGATCCTGCCCCAGGCCCTGCACGAAGAAGAGCTGGTGGGCGGCAACGGCCTGGTGGAGATGGGCACTTTCCTGGCGATTCTCGCCGGAACCATCGGCGCCGGGATCATGATGTCGTCCGCCCACTACGCGCCCATCGTGTCCACGGCGATCATCGGCATCGCGGTGCTGGGTTACCTGGCCAGTCGCGGCATCCCGCGGGCCGCGGCCTCGTCACCCGAGATGCGCCTGAACTGGAACATTTTCAGCCAGTCCTGGGCCACCCTGAAACTCGGCCTGGGACAAACGCCGGCGGTGTCGCGCTCGATTGTCGGCAACTCGTGGTTCTGGTTCGTCGGAGCCATTTACCTGACGCAAATCCCGGCCTACGCCAAGGAGTGGATGCACGGCGACGAAACCGTGGTGACGCTGATCCTCACCGTGTTCTCGGTCGGTATCGCCCTCGGTTCGCTGCTGTGCGAGAAGCTCTCCGGGCGCAAGGTCGAGATCGGCCTGGTGCCTTTCGGCTCGTTCGGCCTGACCGTGTTCGGCCTGCTGCTGTGGTGGCATTCCGGCGGGATCCCCGAGAGCGCCAGCGGCCATGGCTGGATCGAGATCCTCGGCTTCACCCACACCTGGCTGGTGCTGACCGACATTCTCGGCCTGGGGATTTTCGGCGGTTTCTACATTGTGCCGCTGTATGCGCTGATCCAGTCGCGCACTCCGGAGCACGAGCGGGCGCGGGTGATTGCCGCCAACAACATTCTCAATGCGCTGTTCATGGTGGTCTCGGCGATTGTCTCGATCGTCTTGCTGAGCCTGGCCAAGCTGTCGATCCCGCACCTGTTCCTGGTGGTCTCGCTGCTGAACATTGGCGTCAATGCCTACATATTCAAGATCGTGCCCGAGTTCACCATGCGTTTCATGATCTGGCTGCTCAGCCACTCCATGTACCGGGTGGAGCACCGCAACCTCGAGGCGATCCCCGAAGAAGGCGCGGCGTTGCTGGTGTGCAACCACGTGTCGTTCGTCGATGCGTTGCTGATCGGCGGCGCGGTGCGTCGGCCGATTCGCTTTGTGATGTACTACAAGATCTACAACTTGCCCGTGCTGAATTTCATCTTCCGCACCGCCGGGACCATTCCGATCGCTGGGCGCCACGAAGACATCCAGATCTACGAAAAGGCCTTCACGCGTATCGCGCAATACCTGAAAGACGGCGAGCTGGTGTGCATTTTCCCTGAAGGAAAACTGACCGCCGATGGCGAAATCAACGAGTTCAAGGGTGGCCTGACGCGGATTCTCGAAGAAACGCCCGTGCCGGTGATTCCATTGGCATTGCAGGGGTTGTGGGGGAGTTTCTTCAGTCGCGATCCGGCCAAGGGCATTTTCCGGCGCCTGTGGTCGCGGGTGACGCTGGTGGCCGGACCGGCGGTGGCGGTCGAAGCGGCACAGCCTGACAGCCTGCGCGGTTTGGTCGGCGAGTTGCGCGGTACGCTGCGCTGA